From a single Pseudobutyrivibrio xylanivorans genomic region:
- a CDS encoding YebC/PmpR family DNA-binding transcriptional regulator, translating to MSGHSKFANIKHKKEKNDAAKGKIFTIIGREIAVAVKEGGPDPNNNSKLRDVIAKAKANNVPNATIENGIKKAAGDTNSVNYETVTYEGYGPNGTAIIVDCLTDNRNRTAANVRNAFTKGGGSIGTPGCVSFMFDNRGQIIVSKEDCSMEADDLMMIALDAGAEDFSEEEDCFEIYTAPDDFSVVREALEAQNIPMADAEVTMIPQTYVELTDEQDLYKINKILDLLDEDDDVQNVYHNWDE from the coding sequence ATGTCAGGACATTCAAAATTTGCTAATATTAAGCACAAAAAAGAGAAGAATGACGCTGCAAAGGGAAAGATTTTTACAATAATTGGTCGTGAGATCGCTGTAGCTGTTAAGGAAGGCGGTCCAGACCCTAATAATAATTCAAAGCTTCGTGATGTTATTGCAAAGGCTAAGGCTAACAACGTTCCTAATGCCACAATCGAAAATGGTATTAAGAAGGCTGCTGGTGATACAAATTCAGTTAATTACGAGACAGTTACATACGAGGGATATGGTCCTAATGGTACAGCAATCATCGTAGATTGCCTTACAGACAACCGTAACCGTACAGCTGCCAATGTTCGTAACGCATTTACAAAGGGTGGCGGAAGCATTGGAACACCAGGATGCGTATCTTTCATGTTTGATAACAGAGGTCAGATTATTGTTTCAAAAGAGGATTGCTCTATGGAAGCTGATGACCTTATGATGATTGCACTTGATGCAGGTGCTGAGGATTTCTCTGAGGAAGAGGACTGCTTCGAGATTTACACAGCTCCAGATGATTTCTCAGTTGTAAGAGAGGCTCTTGAGGCTCAGAATATTCCTATGGCTGACGCTGAGGTTACAATGATTCCTCAGACTTACGTTGAGCTTACAGACGAGCAGGATCTTTACAAGATCAACAAGATTCTTGATTTGCTCGACGAAGATGATGACGTTCAGAATGTTTATCATAACTGGGATGAATAG
- a CDS encoding glycogen synthase, which yields MNKILFASSECVPFVKTGGLADVCGALPKEFCKDYFDVRVVLPYYTFIPEKYKKDFKYLTSFQMNMGPLVGTKYVGVFEYELDGVTFYFIDNHDYFDCFYPYSEDRWDLEKFIFFDKAVLSMLPLIGFQPNLIHCHDWQTGFIPVYLKTDFQGDQFFWGMKSVMTIHNLKFQGMWDTKTVSGISGLPVDLFTPDKLEYKKCGNMLKGGLVYADYITTVSANYCDEIQTPYYGEGLDGLLRARHYDMQGIVNGIDNSVYDPAKDSKIYKNYDVNTFRKNKKINKTKLQQELGLEVDSKKYMIGLISRLTDQKGLDLINYCIEGIVDDFTQLVVIGTGESKYENMFRHYAWKYPEKISANISYDDAMAHRLYAAADAFLMPSRFEPCGLTQLISFRYGTVPIVRETGGLKDTVEAYNEYMKTGDGFSFANYNGDELLNTVNYSKFIFFEKKAQWNKMIERGMNKNYSWAVQKEKYENIYNYLIG from the coding sequence ATGAATAAAATTTTGTTTGCATCAAGCGAGTGCGTTCCTTTTGTTAAAACAGGAGGTTTGGCAGACGTTTGTGGTGCTTTACCTAAGGAGTTTTGCAAGGATTATTTTGATGTAAGGGTTGTATTGCCTTATTACACATTTATTCCTGAAAAATACAAGAAGGACTTTAAATATCTTACTAGCTTCCAAATGAACATGGGACCGCTCGTTGGCACAAAATACGTTGGGGTTTTTGAATATGAATTAGACGGTGTTACTTTCTATTTCATTGATAATCATGATTATTTTGATTGCTTTTATCCTTATTCTGAGGATAGATGGGATCTTGAAAAGTTTATATTCTTTGATAAAGCGGTACTTTCTATGCTTCCGCTTATTGGCTTCCAGCCAAATCTTATTCACTGCCATGATTGGCAGACTGGATTTATTCCGGTTTATTTAAAGACTGATTTTCAGGGTGACCAGTTCTTCTGGGGTATGAAGTCTGTTATGACAATTCATAACCTTAAATTCCAGGGAATGTGGGATACCAAGACTGTATCAGGAATTTCAGGTCTTCCAGTTGATTTATTTACTCCAGACAAGCTTGAATATAAAAAGTGTGGCAATATGCTTAAGGGTGGACTTGTATACGCAGACTATATCACAACAGTTTCTGCAAATTATTGTGATGAAATCCAGACTCCATATTATGGTGAGGGCTTGGATGGTCTTCTTAGAGCACGTCATTATGATATGCAGGGTATCGTAAATGGTATCGATAATTCTGTTTATGACCCAGCTAAAGACTCTAAGATTTACAAGAACTATGATGTAAACACATTTAGAAAGAACAAGAAAATCAACAAGACTAAGCTTCAGCAGGAGCTTGGCTTAGAGGTTGATTCAAAGAAGTACATGATTGGTCTTATTTCAAGACTTACTGACCAAAAGGGTCTTGATTTGATTAATTATTGTATCGAAGGTATCGTTGACGATTTTACTCAGCTTGTTGTTATCGGTACTGGCGAGTCTAAGTACGAGAATATGTTTAGACATTACGCTTGGAAATATCCTGAGAAGATTTCTGCAAACATCAGTTATGATGATGCAATGGCTCACAGATTATACGCAGCAGCGGATGCATTCCTTATGCCATCTCGTTTTGAGCCATGTGGTCTTACACAGCTTATTTCATTTAGATATGGCACAGTTCCAATTGTTCGAGAGACAGGCGGTCTTAAGGACACTGTAGAGGCCTATAACGAATATATGAAGACTGGTGATGGTTTCTCATTTGCAAATTATAATGGGGATGAGCTTCTTAATACTGTCAACTACAGCAAGTTCATATTCTTCGAGAAGAAGGCTCAGTGGAACAAAATGATTGAACGTGGCATGAATAAAAATTACTCATGGGCTGTTCAGAAAGAAAAATACGAGAATATTTATAACTATTTAATCGGTTGA
- a CDS encoding FtsK/SpoIIIE family DNA translocase, whose product MATSKGKNSSRKKSNTRSTSASRKTSTKAKTTRKQKQEVEFEDPFFEDSSKEIVLWSSIALCILLCISNFGIGGVAGNAVADFLFGVFGIIQYVLPFMVAFSAFFIISNYGNKVAIAKVVAGFVLLIFLTTFVELFVNGQEILLPMDAFSYAKEHHFGGGLLGGAIAFGIYDSFGLLGAYLIVLIAMIVSTIIIIERFAFDKVQQSSRIHADRAAAKRRIRRERQLMEREASQTRYNADRQAIIDKIKQDKELELQQMQQSEGARIDRKYSGVTSNTTLIADSVESPEVTGGVNEIRFNMADGEGDMEVTQTRRHRLKSGDKRSKSSHAFKNLETVEPDLPKIDISEVIEEQPDHQMVFKTPIINTPSAPEPSASAKELMESQESVPAPVETSSRHTKASASTPEEIESSSESLQKSIEADKKKPKKPYRYPPLTLLKDAKNNGGDSKEYLAEMANKLQRTLGNFGVSANVTEVTLGPSVTRYELEIAEGTRVSKVVNLSDDLKLNMAVTDLRIEAPIPGKSAIGIEVPNKVKSMVGFKELVSSKEFKTAKSKISFCVGKDISGQVIVGNIEKMPHLLIAGATGSGKSVCINTIIMSILYHASPDEVKMIMVDPKMVELSVYNGIPHLLLPVITDAKKAAGALHWAVKEMTDRYELLAMAGVRNLEGFNEKVESNSLPDEIPEAKRVRMSQLVIILDEVADLMMVAAADVEDSIVRLAQLARAAGIHLIIATQKPTVNVITGLIKANVPSRIAFSVSSSNDSRVILDMNGAEDLLGNGDMLYAPQNLSKPIRIQGAFVSDDEVSAVVDFLKNNNDSADYNSEIEEQIQNSENVSGSISSGEPDNSRDPLFAEAGRLVIENQKGSIGYLQRNFRIGFNRAARIMDQLAEAGVVGPEMGTKPREIRMAISEFEELINA is encoded by the coding sequence TTGGCAACATCAAAAGGGAAGAATAGTTCTAGAAAGAAATCTAATACCAGGTCAACTTCGGCTTCCAGAAAGACATCTACTAAGGCTAAGACTACTAGAAAGCAAAAGCAGGAGGTTGAATTTGAGGATCCGTTTTTTGAGGATTCTTCAAAGGAGATTGTTCTATGGTCTTCAATAGCTCTTTGTATTTTGCTTTGCATCAGTAATTTTGGAATTGGTGGTGTGGCTGGAAATGCTGTGGCTGATTTTCTGTTTGGCGTATTTGGAATCATCCAGTACGTTCTGCCATTCATGGTAGCTTTTTCAGCATTTTTTATAATTTCAAACTATGGCAACAAGGTCGCAATTGCAAAGGTTGTGGCTGGATTTGTGTTGCTTATTTTCTTAACTACATTTGTAGAATTGTTTGTTAATGGGCAGGAAATTTTACTTCCAATGGATGCTTTTTCCTATGCTAAGGAACATCACTTTGGCGGTGGTCTTTTAGGTGGAGCAATTGCTTTTGGAATTTATGATAGCTTTGGATTGCTTGGCGCTTATTTAATTGTTCTGATTGCAATGATTGTCAGCACAATCATTATTATTGAGCGTTTTGCCTTTGACAAAGTGCAGCAATCCTCAAGGATTCATGCTGACAGAGCTGCTGCGAAACGTCGTATCAGACGTGAGCGCCAGCTTATGGAACGTGAAGCAAGTCAGACCCGCTATAATGCAGACCGTCAGGCTATAATTGATAAAATCAAGCAGGATAAGGAATTGGAGCTTCAGCAGATGCAGCAATCTGAGGGAGCGAGAATAGATAGAAAATATTCCGGTGTAACTTCTAATACGACACTTATTGCTGACTCTGTTGAATCACCAGAGGTTACTGGAGGGGTTAACGAGATTCGCTTTAATATGGCTGATGGTGAAGGAGATATGGAAGTCACTCAAACTCGTCGCCATCGTTTAAAGTCAGGAGACAAGCGGTCAAAGAGCTCACATGCTTTCAAGAATCTTGAGACCGTTGAGCCAGATTTACCAAAGATAGATATTTCAGAGGTTATAGAGGAGCAGCCTGATCATCAGATGGTATTTAAGACTCCTATTATTAATACACCATCTGCTCCAGAGCCATCTGCCAGTGCGAAAGAGCTTATGGAAAGTCAGGAGTCAGTTCCTGCTCCAGTGGAGACAAGTAGTCGCCATACTAAGGCTTCTGCTTCAACACCAGAGGAAATTGAAAGTTCTTCTGAATCACTTCAGAAATCAATTGAAGCGGACAAGAAGAAGCCTAAAAAGCCATATCGATATCCACCACTTACACTTCTTAAGGATGCAAAGAATAACGGTGGCGATTCTAAAGAATACCTTGCAGAAATGGCTAACAAGCTTCAGCGTACACTTGGTAATTTTGGCGTGTCTGCCAATGTTACTGAGGTTACTCTCGGCCCTTCTGTTACCCGCTATGAGCTGGAAATTGCTGAGGGAACTAGAGTATCAAAGGTTGTAAACCTGTCTGATGATTTAAAGCTTAATATGGCAGTTACAGACCTTCGAATCGAGGCGCCAATTCCAGGCAAATCTGCAATTGGTATTGAGGTTCCAAACAAGGTTAAATCTATGGTTGGCTTCAAAGAGCTTGTTTCGTCTAAAGAGTTTAAGACTGCTAAATCAAAGATTTCCTTCTGTGTCGGAAAGGATATTTCAGGACAGGTTATCGTTGGAAACATTGAAAAGATGCCACATCTTTTGATTGCTGGCGCTACAGGCTCGGGTAAGTCAGTTTGTATTAATACAATTATCATGAGTATCCTTTATCATGCCAGCCCAGATGAGGTTAAAATGATAATGGTTGATCCTAAGATGGTTGAGCTTTCTGTATACAATGGTATTCCACATCTTCTTCTTCCAGTTATTACTGATGCGAAAAAAGCTGCTGGTGCACTTCATTGGGCAGTTAAGGAAATGACAGATAGATATGAGCTTCTTGCTATGGCAGGAGTTCGTAATCTTGAGGGCTTCAATGAGAAGGTGGAGAGTAATAGCTTACCTGATGAGATTCCAGAAGCTAAACGTGTTCGCATGTCACAGCTTGTAATCATCCTTGATGAGGTTGCTGATCTTATGATGGTTGCTGCTGCAGATGTTGAGGACTCAATTGTCCGTTTGGCACAGCTTGCCCGTGCTGCTGGAATTCATCTTATTATTGCAACACAGAAGCCTACAGTTAATGTTATTACTGGCCTTATTAAGGCCAACGTTCCATCGAGAATTGCTTTTTCCGTTTCATCATCAAACGATTCCCGTGTCATTTTGGATATGAATGGTGCGGAAGATTTGCTTGGAAACGGTGATATGCTATATGCTCCGCAGAATCTTTCTAAACCAATTAGAATTCAGGGAGCTTTTGTTAGTGATGATGAGGTTAGTGCCGTTGTTGATTTTCTTAAAAACAACAACGACTCAGCTGATTATAATTCAGAAATTGAAGAACAAATTCAAAACTCTGAGAATGTTTCCGGTTCAATTAGCTCAGGGGAGCCTGACAATTCGAGGGATCCACTGTTTGCCGAAGCGGGACGTCTTGTCATAGAAAATCAAAAGGGTTCTATTGGTTATCTGCAAAGGAATTTCAGAATAGGCTTTAATAGAGCGGCTCGTATTATGGATCAGCTTGCAGAAGCTGGCGTTGTTGGTCCTGAAATGGGCACCAAGCCTAGAGAAATTCGTATGGCAATTTCAGAGTTTGAAGAACTAATAAATGCATAG
- a CDS encoding formate--tetrahydrofolate ligase, whose product MKSDIQIAQEAKMVHIKEVAKSLSIEEDDLELYGKYKAKFSDELLSKIESNKDGKLVLVTAINPTPAGEGKTTTSVGLGQAMGVLGKKACLALREPSLGPCFGIKGGAAGGGYAQVVPMEDLNLHFTGDFHAITSANNLLAAMLDNHIQQGNSLGIDPRQIVWKRCLDMNDRALRNIVVGLGSKMDGMVREDHFVITVASEIMAILCLANDMHDLKQRLGRIIVGYSFDGKPVTADDLQATGAMAALLKDALKPNLIQTLEHTPAIVHGGPFANIAHGCNSVRATKAAMKLADITITEAGFGADLGAEKFFDIKCRMAGLKPDAVVLVATVRALKYNGGVPKAELTNENLDALKKGIVNLEKHIENLQKYDVPVVVTLNSFVTDTQAETDFVRSFCEERGCEFALSQVWEKGGEGGVELAKKVLYVLENKESNFKPLYENSLSLKDKIKTVATEIYGADDVTYSPAAEKELKRIEELGMGDFPVCMAKTQYSLSDDANKLGRPEGFSINVREVYASAGAGFVVAVTGSIMTMPGLPKQPAANNIDVTDDGVITGLF is encoded by the coding sequence ATGAAGTCAGACATTCAAATCGCACAAGAAGCAAAGATGGTACACATTAAGGAGGTTGCTAAATCCTTAAGCATCGAAGAGGACGATTTAGAGCTTTATGGAAAGTATAAGGCAAAGTTTTCTGATGAGCTGTTAAGCAAGATTGAAAGCAATAAGGATGGCAAGCTTGTTCTTGTGACTGCAATTAATCCAACACCAGCTGGTGAAGGTAAGACAACAACTTCTGTTGGACTTGGTCAGGCAATGGGCGTTCTTGGTAAGAAGGCGTGCCTTGCACTTAGAGAGCCATCTCTTGGTCCTTGTTTTGGCATAAAAGGTGGTGCTGCCGGCGGCGGTTATGCACAGGTTGTTCCTATGGAGGATTTGAACCTTCATTTTACTGGTGATTTCCATGCAATTACAAGCGCAAACAATTTGCTTGCAGCAATGCTTGATAATCATATTCAGCAGGGAAATTCTCTTGGTATTGACCCACGCCAGATTGTGTGGAAGAGATGTCTGGACATGAATGACAGAGCTCTTAGAAATATTGTTGTTGGCCTTGGCTCAAAGATGGATGGAATGGTTCGTGAGGATCATTTTGTTATTACAGTAGCATCAGAGATTATGGCTATTCTTTGTCTTGCAAATGATATGCATGACCTGAAGCAACGTCTTGGCAGAATTATCGTTGGTTATTCATTTGATGGAAAGCCAGTTACTGCCGATGATTTACAGGCTACAGGAGCTATGGCCGCCCTTTTAAAGGATGCTCTCAAACCAAATCTTATTCAGACTCTTGAGCATACACCAGCTATCGTTCATGGTGGACCATTTGCTAATATTGCTCATGGCTGCAATTCAGTTCGTGCTACAAAAGCGGCTATGAAGCTTGCTGATATTACAATTACAGAAGCAGGTTTTGGTGCGGATCTTGGAGCTGAGAAGTTCTTTGACATTAAGTGCAGAATGGCTGGTCTTAAGCCTGATGCTGTTGTCCTTGTGGCAACTGTTCGTGCTCTTAAGTACAATGGAGGAGTACCAAAGGCTGAGCTTACTAATGAAAATCTTGATGCTTTAAAGAAGGGTATCGTAAACCTTGAGAAGCACATTGAGAATCTTCAGAAGTATGATGTACCTGTAGTTGTTACACTTAATTCTTTTGTTACTGATACACAGGCTGAGACTGATTTTGTTAGAAGCTTCTGCGAGGAGCGTGGCTGTGAATTTGCACTTTCGCAAGTTTGGGAGAAAGGCGGCGAAGGTGGCGTAGAGCTTGCAAAGAAGGTACTTTATGTACTTGAGAATAAAGAGAGTAATTTCAAGCCTCTTTATGAAAATAGCCTTTCATTAAAGGATAAGATTAAAACCGTTGCTACCGAGATTTATGGTGCAGATGATGTTACATATTCTCCAGCAGCTGAAAAGGAATTGAAGAGAATCGAAGAGCTTGGAATGGGAGACTTCCCAGTTTGTATGGCTAAGACACAGTATTCTCTTTCTGATGATGCGAATAAGCTTGGACGTCCTGAAGGATTTTCAATTAATGTTCGTGAGGTTTATGCCAGCGCTGGTGCTGGTTTCGTGGTTGCAGTTACTGGAAGCATTATGACAATGCCTGGTCTTCCTAAGCAGCCAGCAGCAAATAACATCGATGTTACTGATGATGGAGTAATTACAGGACTTTTCTAA
- a CDS encoding chitobiase/beta-hexosaminidase C-terminal domain-containing protein: protein MICKKCGTEIESGLVYCPSCGESIQLVPNYDVLEEELLSRVVEDKDKSKDDQFATGVYTQTKTPVAKTNPEAKSKICASPNALIRNKDFLKKIVIFLIIVTFGMMIIIPYIGSHSYDNLMNKAVEAEANKQYAKALGYFEEAYEVDNTSFEVIYGLGRMYYRVKEYDNAVAYLLMALEDDPANKTIFTYLLDCYDQLHDTDGIYRLRDKAPNDSIASLFDDYLIYPPEFSEAGGDYDADVTLVLTSEQNYQVFYTLDGKDPTVSGKLFSKAITLKEGETVVKAVTRNNSGEYSEIVSETYNVTYAKLSTPVVTPEAGTYTEQVYISIAVPSGCKAYYSWDGTDPSSVGIEYSEPFPILKGASVLSVVIIDSKGNVSPVYHGDYIYNP, encoded by the coding sequence ATGATTTGTAAAAAATGTGGCACTGAAATTGAATCTGGATTAGTATACTGCCCATCCTGTGGGGAGTCTATTCAGCTTGTGCCAAATTACGATGTTTTAGAGGAGGAATTATTATCAAGAGTTGTAGAAGATAAGGATAAGTCAAAAGATGACCAATTCGCTACTGGTGTCTATACTCAGACAAAGACGCCAGTAGCAAAAACCAATCCTGAGGCCAAGTCAAAGATATGCGCTTCGCCTAATGCATTGATTCGCAATAAGGACTTCCTAAAAAAGATAGTTATTTTCCTTATAATCGTAACCTTCGGAATGATGATAATCATTCCTTATATAGGTAGTCATTCCTACGATAATCTTATGAATAAAGCTGTTGAAGCAGAAGCCAACAAGCAATATGCAAAGGCTTTAGGTTATTTTGAGGAGGCTTATGAGGTTGATAATACCTCATTTGAAGTTATTTACGGTTTAGGGCGCATGTACTACCGTGTGAAGGAATATGACAATGCTGTTGCATACCTTTTAATGGCACTTGAGGATGACCCGGCTAATAAGACTATATTTACATATCTTCTTGATTGCTACGATCAGCTTCATGACACTGATGGTATATACAGACTCAGGGATAAGGCGCCAAATGATTCCATAGCTTCATTATTTGATGATTATCTTATTTATCCACCAGAATTCAGCGAGGCTGGCGGGGATTATGATGCGGATGTAACTTTGGTACTTACCAGCGAACAGAATTATCAGGTTTTCTATACTTTAGATGGCAAGGATCCAACTGTTTCCGGTAAGCTTTTCTCTAAGGCTATTACTCTTAAAGAGGGCGAAACAGTGGTAAAGGCTGTCACAAGAAACAACAGTGGAGAATATTCTGAGATTGTCAGCGAGACATATAATGTCACTTATGCTAAGCTTTCAACTCCAGTGGTGACACCAGAGGCTGGTACATATACAGAGCAGGTATATATTTCAATTGCTGTACCATCAGGTTGTAAGGCATATTATTCCTGGGATGGCACTGATCCTTCAAGTGTAGGAATTGAGTATAGTGAACCATTTCCGATATTAAAGGGAGCTAGTGTACTTTCTGTGGTTATTATTGATAGCAAAGGGAATGTAAGCCCTGTCTATCATGGGGACTATATTTACAATCCTTAA
- a CDS encoding ISLre2 family transposase, with amino-acid sequence MEEIIKYFADVFITNLYDAKIDFYKNPQSLAELVIATKKETDELGRLFIQSVLQEMDTLLKELPKRKRLWNVEHKADARQILTTLGRVTFTRALYVSKNSNSDEKEELCYLLDKLIGLGDNQQMTEDVMANIYSEAVQTSYRKAGEVASIPEGVTKTTVKNLLHKTKFPKNFQIPEIKKEVDYLYIDADEDHYHLQFKEQRGDLEYNDYGRKLNGAINKIIYVFEGIEPEAPRSKRNRLVGTHYFCRGDEQDNKELWKEVFDYVEATYDVEKIKKIYINADGGAWIKTGYRGLANVTFVLDEFHISEHVSRIISHMKDSKDDVRIEIYKTIKSKTNADFLKLVDRLKEYTSSENILAKISASADYISSNWNAAKYRLRKHEGVLACSAEGHVYHVLSSRMSTQAMGWSKHGANQMAHLREYYYNDEDMLELAKFQKEELPMAAGAEKVILTANDVLASEKNKRSQLLREYGKYSEAIHSSMSVQNSKQLLFMLNGKL; translated from the coding sequence ATGGAAGAAATTATAAAGTATTTCGCAGATGTTTTCATCACAAATTTATATGATGCTAAGATTGATTTTTATAAGAATCCACAATCGTTAGCTGAACTGGTCATTGCAACTAAGAAGGAAACAGATGAGTTGGGACGATTGTTCATTCAGTCTGTGCTGCAGGAAATGGATACACTTTTAAAGGAATTACCTAAGAGAAAACGCTTATGGAATGTAGAGCATAAGGCAGATGCCAGACAGATTCTTACAACACTTGGAAGAGTTACTTTTACAAGAGCACTTTACGTTTCAAAGAACTCAAATTCAGATGAGAAGGAAGAATTATGCTACCTGTTAGATAAGTTGATTGGTCTAGGCGATAATCAGCAGATGACAGAAGACGTTATGGCGAACATTTATAGTGAAGCTGTTCAGACTTCATATCGGAAGGCTGGAGAGGTTGCATCTATTCCTGAAGGAGTTACTAAAACAACTGTAAAAAATTTGCTTCATAAGACAAAATTCCCAAAGAATTTCCAGATTCCTGAAATAAAAAAGGAAGTGGATTATTTATACATAGACGCAGACGAGGATCACTATCATCTTCAGTTTAAAGAACAACGTGGTGATTTAGAATACAACGATTACGGTAGAAAGCTAAATGGTGCTATTAATAAGATTATCTACGTATTTGAAGGAATAGAGCCTGAAGCACCTAGAAGTAAACGAAATAGACTTGTTGGAACACACTATTTTTGTCGTGGAGATGAACAGGACAATAAGGAGCTATGGAAGGAAGTTTTTGATTATGTAGAGGCAACATATGATGTAGAAAAAATAAAGAAAATATATATAAATGCTGACGGAGGAGCATGGATAAAAACTGGATATAGAGGTTTAGCCAATGTAACATTTGTATTAGATGAATTTCATATATCAGAGCATGTTTCTAGAATAATTTCACACATGAAGGATTCTAAAGATGATGTAAGGATTGAAATATATAAAACGATAAAAAGCAAAACAAATGCTGATTTTCTAAAACTGGTTGATAGATTAAAAGAATACACTTCTTCAGAAAATATACTTGCAAAAATATCGGCTTCAGCTGATTACATAAGTTCAAATTGGAATGCAGCTAAATATCGATTAAGAAAGCATGAAGGAGTGTTGGCCTGTTCGGCAGAAGGGCATGTATATCATGTGTTATCCAGTAGAATGAGTACGCAAGCGATGGGCTGGAGTAAACATGGAGCAAATCAGATGGCTCATCTGCGTGAGTATTATTATAACGATGAAGACATGTTAGAACTTGCAAAATTCCAAAAAGAAGAACTGCCGATGGCAGCGGGGGCAGAAAAAGTTATATTGACTGCTAATGATGTCCTGGCATCAGAAAAAAACAAGAGAAGTCAGCTATTGCGAGAATACGGTAAATATTCAGAGGCAATTCATTCAAGTATGAGTGTTCAAAATAGTAAACAGTTATTGTTTATGTTGAATGGAAAGCTGTAA
- the rlmH gene encoding 23S rRNA (pseudouridine(1915)-N(3))-methyltransferase RlmH, whose protein sequence is MNVKVLCVGKIKEKFYRDAIDEYSKRLSKYCSLKVVEVADEKTSENASDNEIDIVKDKEGERILKNITDKDFVIALAILGKQMDSVAFSKYIEDLGIQGRSDLVFVIGGSLGLSDKVLSRSDYQISFSKMTFPHQLMRVILLEQIYRGMRIMKNEPYHK, encoded by the coding sequence ATGAATGTAAAGGTTCTATGTGTCGGAAAAATCAAAGAAAAGTTCTATAGAGATGCCATTGATGAGTATTCTAAAAGACTTTCAAAGTATTGCAGCTTAAAGGTTGTAGAAGTCGCAGATGAAAAGACTTCAGAAAATGCATCTGACAATGAAATAGACATTGTTAAAGATAAAGAAGGAGAGAGAATTCTTAAGAATATCACTGACAAGGATTTTGTCATTGCACTTGCAATTCTTGGCAAGCAAATGGATTCTGTAGCTTTTTCAAAATACATCGAGGATCTTGGTATCCAGGGAAGAAGCGACCTGGTTTTTGTTATTGGTGGTTCGCTTGGACTTTCTGATAAAGTCCTGTCTCGTTCGGACTACCAAATTTCTTTTTCTAAAATGACTTTTCCGCATCAACTTATGAGAGTAATCTTATTGGAACAGATTTATAGGGGAATGAGAATTATGAAAAACGAGCCTTATCATAAATAA